Proteins from a genomic interval of Aedes aegypti strain LVP_AGWG unplaced genomic scaffold, AaegL5.0 Primary Assembly AGWG_AaegL5_hic_scaff_1184_PBJ_arrow, whole genome shotgun sequence:
- the LOC110680309 gene encoding zinc finger protein 184-like, producing MKSRPLNTVGGIRKVENIAIKEENVQVEEEYLDYEQLEESGANEQPESGSPKHENSGYESTLDAVESDDEDWQPNRDDREDDEPLVKEHAKVKNSEGKKVTRRKRKRRNPDDPPLKPGRKRIRVRDPNRPRLHDHKCYICKSEPHVTAEALIAHLNESHADIVPYTCTECVTDTVVIRRVEGVNFHKRQHLNPEKCPYCDKRYSSKNNVDLHVQLHHVGEGDVPVVPSTCEYCGKVFPSKAALLTHVRIHTSAVSCEVCGKVFVQRNKLRLHIERRHEKLKNYECHICKKKLTSLGAVASHIKTFHTNQIFKCSYCPKTYTSELTHRYHEKKHTENQDYVAAKDWKEYYVVLDGEQGKKDKLKKCNICGFVTRGMGTHLSTIHFPTEYRCKQCGMTFKRKQPFDIHVQEHEYGKAHHCPICGREFSERKNLLTHLRTKKHKDHPLAQAVLRTVRPTSGPRPKEISSDVPMKEESQIELEVGNDSFM from the exons ATGAAGAGTAGGCCATTGAACACCGTCGGCGGGATCAG gaaaGTTGAGAACATTGCCATCAAAGAAGAGAATGTTCAAGTGGAAGAGGAATATCTCGACTATGAGCAACTGGAAGAGAGTGGCGCAAATGAACAACCGGAAAGCGGCTCCCCGAAGCATGAGAACTCCGGATATGAAAGTACACTAGATGCAGTGGAAAGCGACGATGAAGATTGGCAGCCCAATAGGGATGACAGAGAGGACGATGAGCCTCTCGTGAAGGAGCACGCGAAAGTGAAGAACAGTGAAGGCAAAAAGGTCACTAGGAGGAAACGTAAACGGCGCAATCCGGATGATCCTCCGCTGAAACCGGGCCGTAAGCGGATAAGAGTGAGGGATCCGAATCGTCCCCGATTGCACGACCACAAGTGTTACATTTGTAAAAGTGAGCCTCACGTAACGGCTGAAGCTCTGATTGCTCACCTGAACGAAAGTCATGCGGATATAGTACCGTACACGTGTACCGAGTGTGTAACGGATACGGTGGTTATCAGAAGAGTAGAAGGCGTCAACTTCCACAAACGACAGCATTTGAATCCGGAAAAGTGTCCATACTGTGACAAACGATACTCCAGCAAGAACAATGTCGATTTGCACGTTCAGCTGCACCACGTAGGGGAGGGTGATGTTCCTGTGGTTCCATCCACTTGTGAGTATTGTGGCAAGGTTTTCCCCTCGAAGGCAGCCCTGTTGACCCACGTCCGAATACACACATCTGCGGTGTCCTGCGAGGTGTGCGGGAAGGTCTTTGTGCAGCGGAACAAGCTTCGGTTGCACATTGAACGCCGACACGAGAAGCTTAAAAACTACGAATGCCACATCTGTAAGAAGAAATTGACCTCCCTGGGCGCCGTGGCAAGTCACATCAAAACCTTCCATACCAATCAGATATTCAAGTGCAGTTACTGCCCGAAGACGTACACGTCGGAGTTGACCCACAGGTATCACGAGAAGAAGCACACCGAAAACCAGGActatgtggcggcgaaggactGGAAGGAATACTACGTCGTCCTGGACGGGGAACAAGGCAAGAAGGACAAGCTGAAGAAGTGCAACATATGTGGGTTCGTCACGAGAGGCATGGGAACTCACCTGTCCACGATTCATTTCCCCACGGAGTACCGCTGCAAGCAGTGTGGAATGACCTTCAAGCGCAAGCAACCCTTCGACATTCACGTACAGGAGCACGAGTACGGTAAGGCCCATCATTGCCCGATTTGTGGGCGGGAATTTTCCGAACGGAAGAATCTGCTGACGCATCTGCGCACCAAAAAGCACAAGGATCATCCGCTGGCGCAGGCGGTGCTCAGGACTGTCCGGCCGACTTCCGGGCCCAGACCAAAGGAAATTAGCTCGGACGTTCCGATGAAGGAGGAGTCCCAGATTGAGCTGGAAGTGGGCAATGATAGTTTCATGTAG